A part of Myxococcus landrumus genomic DNA contains:
- a CDS encoding M4 family metallopeptidase, with amino-acid sequence MKTRTARHVHSIHCILPPYLLRSIAQNGTPDQRMKALRTVATDSTFRALRFAGGRVAAVPAARRVPAMVVESQRQRTIYDLKGEEAFPGTLVRTEGQGPCGDIAADEAYDGLGATYDFFWDVLGRNSIDGDGMSLQAYVHYGKDYDNAFWDGRRMVFGDGDGELFNRFTIALDVIAHELSHGVTESEGPLWYFRQAGALNESLSDVFGSLVKQRLLGQTADKADWLIGAGLLAKAVEGKALRSMKEPGSAFNDDVLGKDPQPGHMRDYVATWEDNGGVHINSGIPNRAFYLVAMNLGGRAWERAGRIWYESLRDPRIVPDTSFSDFARITVMAATRLYGTGEEEGAVKEAWEEVGIRVSRDRVSVPQWGLGTDGQQQPGA; translated from the coding sequence ATGAAGACGCGCACCGCGCGACATGTTCATTCCATCCACTGCATCCTGCCGCCCTATCTGTTGCGCTCCATCGCCCAGAATGGAACACCGGACCAGCGCATGAAGGCGCTGCGCACCGTCGCCACGGACAGCACCTTCCGCGCGCTGCGCTTCGCGGGTGGGAGGGTGGCCGCCGTCCCCGCCGCCCGCCGCGTGCCGGCGATGGTGGTGGAGTCCCAGCGGCAACGAACCATCTACGACCTGAAGGGCGAGGAGGCCTTCCCTGGAACGCTGGTGCGCACGGAGGGGCAGGGGCCGTGCGGGGACATCGCGGCGGACGAGGCCTATGACGGCCTGGGCGCGACGTATGACTTCTTCTGGGACGTCCTGGGGCGCAACTCCATCGACGGAGATGGGATGTCATTGCAGGCCTACGTCCACTACGGGAAGGACTACGACAACGCCTTCTGGGATGGCCGCCGCATGGTGTTTGGCGATGGGGACGGAGAGCTGTTCAACCGGTTCACCATCGCGCTGGATGTCATCGCTCACGAGCTGTCCCATGGCGTGACGGAGTCGGAGGGCCCGCTGTGGTACTTCCGGCAGGCGGGAGCGCTGAACGAGTCGCTCTCGGATGTCTTCGGCTCCTTGGTGAAGCAGCGGCTGCTCGGGCAGACGGCGGACAAGGCGGACTGGCTCATCGGCGCGGGGCTGCTCGCGAAGGCCGTCGAGGGCAAGGCCCTTCGCTCGATGAAGGAGCCGGGGAGTGCCTTCAATGACGACGTGCTGGGCAAGGACCCGCAGCCGGGCCACATGCGCGACTACGTGGCGACGTGGGAGGACAACGGCGGCGTGCACATCAACTCCGGCATCCCGAACCGGGCCTTCTACCTGGTGGCCATGAACCTGGGCGGCCGCGCGTGGGAGCGGGCGGGACGCATCTGGTACGAGAGCCTGAGAGACCCTCGCATCGTGCCGGACACGAGCTTCTCTGACTTCGCGCGCATCACCGTCATGGCCGCGACGCGGCTGTACGGCACGGGCGAGGAGGAGGGCGCGGTGAAGGAGGCCTGGGAAGAGGTGGGGATTCGCGTCTCGCGCGACCGGGTGTCGGTGCCGCAGTGGGGATTGGGCACGGATGGTCAGCAGCAGCCTGGAGCGTGA
- a CDS encoding LysR family transcriptional regulator, translating to MMDLLLLRSFVTVVDTGNFTRAGERLHLTQSTVSQQVLRLEQSLGCRLLDRGPRHVVPTEEGERLLGYAQRLLRLAEEASEALSPVQGDSALRLGVPEDLGGEALMPLLSRFSTERPRLRLEVESGLSHHLLRLYRAGELDLLLVKQWGADSDCHARWPEPLRWLDSAANPVTRKPGAEALPLVVFPVGALYRQEMIRAVEAQGRRWRVSYSSSSLASLSAAVRAGLGVSLLPVGSVQSGHRVLTEAEGFAPVGGLELVLYARSELDSTGRALRDRLMESCSRRAASHAPGG from the coding sequence ATGATGGACCTTCTCTTGTTGCGAAGCTTCGTCACCGTCGTCGACACGGGGAACTTCACGCGAGCGGGCGAGCGTCTGCACCTGACCCAGTCCACCGTGAGCCAGCAGGTCCTCCGGCTGGAGCAGAGCCTGGGCTGCCGCCTGCTCGACCGGGGCCCGCGCCACGTCGTGCCGACGGAGGAGGGGGAGCGTCTGTTGGGCTATGCCCAGCGGCTGCTGCGTCTGGCCGAAGAGGCCAGCGAGGCGCTGAGCCCGGTCCAAGGTGACAGTGCGTTGCGCCTGGGTGTGCCGGAGGACCTGGGCGGTGAGGCCCTGATGCCGTTGCTCTCGCGCTTCTCCACCGAGCGGCCCCGCTTGCGGCTGGAGGTGGAGAGTGGCCTGAGCCATCACCTGCTGCGCTTGTACCGCGCGGGCGAGCTGGACCTGTTGCTGGTCAAGCAGTGGGGGGCGGACAGCGATTGTCATGCCCGTTGGCCGGAGCCGCTGCGGTGGCTCGACAGCGCGGCGAACCCCGTGACACGCAAGCCAGGAGCGGAGGCGTTGCCCCTCGTCGTGTTCCCGGTGGGCGCCCTGTACCGGCAGGAGATGATTCGCGCCGTGGAGGCCCAGGGACGCCGCTGGCGGGTCAGCTACTCCAGCTCGAGTCTCGCGAGCCTCAGCGCGGCGGTGCGCGCGGGGCTGGGCGTCAGCCTGCTGCCGGTGGGCAGCGTTCAGTCGGGGCATCGCGTGCTGACCGAGGCGGAGGGCTTTGCGCCCGTGGGAGGGCTCGAGCTTGTCCTCTATGCGCGCTCGGAGCTCGACAGCACGGGCCGCGCGCTGAGGGACCGGTTGATGGAGTCGTGTTCCCGGCGCGCGGCGTCGCATGCCCCAGGCGGATAG
- a CDS encoding ankyrin repeat domain-containing protein gives MSLTNLWAAFAAMVVMGCGAAAVASNPDSKDPKGAEKLLQAASQGDAATVSELLKQGVPVDVRDAADSTPLLLATAGGHVEVARVLIEAGANVNLQNRQLDSAYLLAGAQGELDILRMTLKAGADLKSTNRYGGTALIPACERGHVEVVRTLLQAGVDPNHINNLGWTGLLEAVLLSDGGPRHQAIVRLLLDGGADVNLADRGGVTPLQHARQRNQTAIAEMLVAAGGR, from the coding sequence ATGTCACTGACGAACCTATGGGCGGCCTTCGCCGCGATGGTCGTGATGGGCTGCGGTGCCGCGGCCGTCGCGAGCAACCCCGACTCCAAGGACCCCAAGGGCGCCGAGAAGCTCTTGCAGGCGGCCTCCCAAGGCGACGCCGCGACGGTCTCCGAATTGCTGAAGCAGGGCGTGCCGGTGGACGTGCGCGACGCGGCGGACAGCACCCCGCTGCTGCTGGCGACCGCGGGGGGCCACGTGGAAGTCGCTCGCGTCCTCATCGAGGCAGGCGCCAACGTGAATCTGCAGAACCGCCAGCTCGACAGCGCCTACCTGTTGGCCGGCGCGCAGGGGGAGCTGGACATCCTGCGCATGACGCTCAAGGCGGGCGCCGACCTGAAGAGCACCAACCGCTATGGCGGCACGGCGCTGATTCCCGCGTGTGAGCGAGGCCACGTGGAGGTGGTGCGAACGCTGCTCCAGGCCGGCGTCGACCCCAACCACATCAACAACCTGGGATGGACGGGCCTGCTCGAGGCCGTCCTGCTGAGCGACGGAGGCCCGCGCCATCAGGCCATCGTGCGACTCCTGCTGGATGGGGGCGCGGACGTCAACCTGGCGGACCGCGGCGGTGTCACGCCGCTCCAGCACGCCCGCCAGCGCAATCAGACCGCCATCGCCGAGATGCTGGTCGCCGCCGGAGGCCGCTGA